A genomic window from Blastocatellia bacterium includes:
- a CDS encoding HYR domain-containing protein: MENSKEQRRSKTGRLLIGGIAFLIVIAFLQVGLRHGAAGGGQKIVGGHGIKIDVNPGGSKTIDLASRDYLPVAVLGAKDFDVSSINQSSLSFAGAPITKKGSARRASGNEKRTRPAKPRYDVEIRDVNKDGINDLVVRFPIAFMRDISAGTPQAILKGRLNDGSTIEAYETVVATGQSPIRMGGGVNAPAGITQFCNSTPIVFPPEDGKGGGGAGNATPYPSQITVSGATTSITGVSVTLNDVSHTNPDDLHIILVSPDNRVLVLDNGAWDSTDAVNVDVTFSSSATNYPPADSPLVSGTYKPVSYFAERGLDSPAPALSPAAPYAYTFNAFNGINANGTWSLYARDEVTGDTGMIGGGWCISFPVETPGCNNQLFSGSLVDGDATQPSRLFQDGLAALCGSTGKACPETVGGKGDMLYDTYTVTNNNTISACMTASITQSCFGNTGLAIYQGSYDSTNLCMNYLNDDGQSLTLDPTSETQTMSLTLAPGQSVVLVVFALAPGKGCGSYGVLVEGNLCSPSVGCTLTCPANVTQSNDPNQCGAVVNYPPPLVGGFCTDLMPICSPASGSFFPKGTTTVTCTLVNNSPGPVSCTFTVTVNDTQPPTITCPANMSVVGVTCQNVTYTTPTPTDNCPGATASCSPPSGTCFPVGTTTVTCTAKDTSTNMAMCNFTVTVGGCTGITCPANITQSNDPNQCGAVVNYPAPMTSGSCGTATCSPLSGSFFPKGTTTVTCSTTAGPSCPFTVTVNDTQPPSITCPANVTSVSPAVGSGGVVTYPTPTASDNCPGVTTACTPPSGSTFALGTTTVTCTATDTSGNTATCSFSVSVFDGRLQDDSEGCNNTVLFNTVTGEYRWCCHGTIFTGRAKVTRAGNTYSLSQSAADRRVQINLNAGASTPNGNASLQVPVGKTICVISDRDIRNDTCLCGGAAPPTAIPR; encoded by the coding sequence ATGGAAAATTCAAAGGAGCAGCGCAGAAGCAAAACGGGCAGGCTGCTAATTGGTGGCATTGCTTTTCTGATTGTGATTGCCTTTCTACAGGTAGGACTTCGTCACGGCGCCGCCGGCGGCGGCCAGAAAATCGTCGGCGGGCACGGAATCAAAATCGATGTGAACCCCGGCGGCTCGAAAACCATTGACCTGGCGTCGCGCGATTACCTGCCGGTTGCCGTGCTCGGCGCAAAGGATTTCGACGTAAGCTCGATCAACCAATCCTCGCTCAGCTTTGCGGGAGCCCCGATCACCAAGAAAGGTAGTGCCCGGCGGGCCAGCGGCAATGAGAAACGGACCCGCCCGGCAAAGCCGAGGTACGACGTTGAAATTCGCGACGTGAATAAAGACGGGATCAACGACCTGGTCGTCCGTTTCCCGATTGCCTTTATGAGAGACATCAGCGCCGGCACGCCCCAGGCGATACTCAAGGGGCGACTCAATGACGGCAGCACGATTGAAGCCTATGAGACGGTGGTGGCGACCGGTCAATCGCCAATCCGTATGGGCGGCGGCGTCAATGCGCCAGCGGGCATAACGCAATTTTGCAACTCGACGCCCATCGTCTTTCCGCCTGAGGATGGTAAGGGAGGCGGAGGGGCTGGCAACGCCACTCCCTACCCATCACAGATTACCGTAAGCGGAGCCACAACTTCGATCACCGGGGTTTCGGTCACGCTCAATGACGTCAGCCATACCAATCCGGATGATCTGCACATCATCCTGGTCTCGCCGGACAATCGAGTGCTGGTCCTGGACAACGGCGCATGGGATAGCACCGATGCGGTCAATGTCGACGTCACCTTCAGCTCGTCGGCAACCAATTACCCGCCTGCGGATTCCCCGCTGGTCTCCGGCACCTACAAACCGGTGAGTTACTTCGCGGAGAGGGGGCTCGACTCTCCTGCCCCGGCCCTGTCGCCCGCGGCGCCTTATGCTTATACCTTCAACGCCTTCAACGGCATCAACGCCAACGGCACCTGGAGCCTGTATGCGCGCGACGAGGTTACGGGAGACACGGGAATGATTGGCGGCGGCTGGTGCATCAGCTTCCCGGTCGAAACACCAGGCTGCAACAACCAGCTCTTCAGCGGCAGCCTCGTCGACGGCGATGCGACGCAGCCCAGCAGGCTGTTTCAAGATGGGTTGGCGGCTCTTTGCGGCAGCACGGGAAAGGCCTGCCCCGAAACTGTCGGGGGAAAGGGCGATATGCTTTATGACACCTACACGGTGACTAATAACAACACCATCTCGGCCTGCATGACGGCATCGATCACTCAAAGTTGCTTCGGCAATACGGGCCTTGCCATTTACCAGGGTAGTTATGATTCAACCAACTTGTGCATGAACTACCTGAATGACGACGGCCAAAGCCTGACGCTGGATCCCACCAGTGAGACACAGACGATGTCGTTGACACTGGCGCCGGGGCAGAGTGTCGTCCTGGTCGTATTTGCGCTTGCCCCGGGCAAGGGTTGCGGCAGCTACGGGGTGCTGGTCGAAGGCAACCTCTGTTCTCCGAGCGTGGGGTGCACCCTAACCTGCCCGGCCAACGTCACCCAATCGAACGATCCTAACCAGTGCGGCGCGGTGGTCAATTATCCGCCGCCGCTGGTCGGCGGCTTCTGCACCGATCTAATGCCGATCTGCTCGCCGGCCTCGGGCTCGTTCTTCCCCAAGGGGACGACGACCGTCACCTGCACGCTGGTCAACAATTCGCCCGGCCCGGTGAGCTGCACGTTCACCGTCACGGTCAACGACACGCAGCCGCCGACGATCACCTGCCCGGCCAATATGTCGGTCGTCGGCGTCACCTGTCAGAATGTCACCTACACGACACCCACTCCGACAGATAACTGCCCGGGCGCCACCGCGAGCTGTTCACCGCCTTCAGGCACTTGCTTCCCTGTCGGCACGACGACCGTCACTTGCACCGCCAAGGATACGTCAACGAACATGGCGATGTGCAACTTCACGGTGACCGTCGGCGGCTGCACAGGGATCACCTGTCCGGCCAACATCACCCAGTCGAACGACCCGAACCAATGCGGCGCGGTGGTGAATTACCCCGCGCCGATGACCTCAGGCTCCTGCGGCACGGCCACCTGCTCGCCACTCTCTGGCTCTTTCTTCCCGAAGGGCACCACCACCGTCACCTGCTCGACGACGGCTGGCCCAAGCTGCCCGTTCACCGTCACGGTCAACGACACCCAGCCGCCTTCGATTACCTGCCCGGCCAACGTCACCAGCGTTTCACCGGCGGTCGGCTCAGGTGGCGTCGTCACCTACCCGACGCCAACGGCGTCGGACAACTGCCCCGGCGTCACCACCGCTTGCACGCCGCCTTCGGGCTCGACCTTCGCCCTGGGGACAACCACGGTCACCTGCACGGCGACTGACACGTCGGGCAACACCGCGACGTGCAGCTTCAGCGTTTCAGTCTTCGACGGCAGGTTGCAGGATGACTCCGAGGGCTGCAACAACACGGTGCTGTTCAACACGGTGACAGGCGAATACCGCTGGTGCTGTCACGGCACGATCTTCACGGGTCGCGCCAAGGTGACGCGCGCCGGCAACACCTACTCGCTGTCGCAGTCGGCAGCCGACCGCCGCGTGCAGATCAACCTCAACGCCGGGGCTTCGACGCCCAATGGCAACGCGTCGCTGCAAGTACCTGTGGGCAAGACCATCTGCGTGATCAGTGATCGCGACATCCGCAATGACACATGCCTCTGCGGCGGCGCAGCGCCGCCTACGGCGATCCCCCGCTAA